One window of Phalacrocorax carbo chromosome 1, bPhaCar2.1, whole genome shotgun sequence genomic DNA carries:
- the FGF23 gene encoding fibroblast growth factor 23, with protein MLQTSPYSCLGYLLLALCSLQATLAFPNSSPLLNPSWGNGDHLMHLYTDTERNSFHLQINADGYIDGVPHQTIYSALMIKSEGAGSVIITGVKSGRYLCMDMKGNIFGSHYFSQEDCVFNHRTLENGYDVYQSPKHNFLVSLGRVKQAFFPGMNPPPYSQFLSRRNEIPLFRFNTPEPHRNTRSADIDPMDPHQILVPQRKISVLGSQLQQQADFSHMPRQPMRINQNDVVNPDDPHAMMDARRYASPRFYITR; from the exons ATGCTGCAGACCAGTCCCTACAGCTGCCTGGGGTACTTGCTGCTGGCACTCTGTAGCCTGCAGGCTACCCTCGCCTTTCCCAACTCCTCTCCGCTGCTGAATCCCAGCTGGGGGAATGGAGATCACCTGATGCACCTCTACACAGATACAGAGAGGAACAGCTTCCATCTCCAAATCAATGCTGATGGCTACATTGATGGTGTTCCTCACCAAACCATTTACA GTGCCCTAATGATCAAGTCCGAGGGTGCTGGCTCAGTAATAATCACAGGTGTGAAGAGTGGACGCTACCTATGTATGGAcatgaaaggaaacatttttggtTCG catTACTTCAGTCAAGAGGATTGCGTGTTCAACCACAGGACGCTGGAAAATGGATACGATGTGTACCAATCTCCCAAACACAACTTCCTGGTTAGCTTAGGCAGAGTTAAACAAGCTTTCTTCCCTGGTATGAATCCACCACCATATTCCCAGTTTTTGTCCAGGAGAAATGAAATTCCTTTGTTTCGATTCAACACACCTGAGCCCCACAGAAATACCAGAAGTGCAGATATCGATCCAATGGATCCTCACCAGATCCTGGTCCCGCAAAGAAAGATCTCTGTGCTCGGATCTCAGTTGCAGCAGCAAGCAGACTTTTCCCACATGCCCAGACAACCCATGAGAATCAACCAGAATGATGTGGTCAACCCAGATGACCCACACGCTATGATGGATGCCAGGAGGTATGCAAGTCCTCGCTTTTATATAACAAGATAA